ATATCGCGTTCACTGTGCTATGTCAGATTTGTTGAATTGaactaaattgttttaaaaaaatgtataatcaTAACTTATCCCATAAAAAATGGTATACGAGTTGATTAGGTTTTTTCcgtacatatatataaaaaatgtgtgctttgaaaaaataaaaaatcctaAATTTGATATGGGGAAATCAGTAgtagattaaaattttatttttgtaaatgagTTAACCactactattatttatatatttaaccaGTAGACGAGACGGTCTACATTCGGTTAAAAAATCTAAACTTCAGTACCCTGAAGacgaaaaaaaaggaaagaaaaaggggAAATATTTGATAGAAGAAATAAGagttagggttttttttttttgttttttctaaaaatagaaTTAGAAAGTTAGAAGGAAGTGTGAGTTGGAACAAGAATCACGGTTACACAGTTATAAAACCACCATTATTACCATTTAATTTACCCATAACCATTACAGTCCACTGAATGGATCAAAAtcccattcttcttcttcttcttcttctttagtaCTACTGTAACGTGCATTAAATTGCCTCGAAATCAAAGACTTAATTAGAATAATTATTACAACAAAAAGGGGCATTCCTTTGTTAGTAGTAATGTAATCTGGATCCCCTGTGGGCGGACGGATATAATGGACGTGATATTCGTTCCTGAGCAAGGAGAAACGTTCGGCATTGAAGTTGGTTTCTTCGACACCGTAttagaaatcaaagagaagatTGAAAAATACCATGGCATCCCCATTCCCAAACAATCCCTAATCTTCAATGGCCGCATCCTCCAAGACCACCGCGACGTCGAATTCTGCGAAATCTTGCAACACTCCCGGATTCAACTTGTCGTTGCTAATTCAGAATTATCCGCTCAATCCGAAATCGGACGGCTCATCATGAAGCAGAATAATATTCTTCCTGATCCTCCTCCTCCTCATCAACCGCCGCAGCCGCAAAAGGAGATCACCTcctccaaaaataataataataataacagcaGCAGCataaacaacaacaattataacaaattGAAAGTGATGGTGAAACCGAAAAGTGGGAATTCAAAGATAGCAATGGAAGTGAACCCAACAGACAACGTCGGGGAATTGAAGAAAGAGTTGGAAAAGCTGCAGCAGAGAATGCAATTTCATCTGCCACCAGAGggtttctttttcatttatgACCGTGACGTTATGGATGAAGACCGTTCCTTTCGCTGGCATGGTGTGGCTCATGGCGATACCATTGAGATCTTCAATGGCACTGTTACTGGTGGATCTTGATTCATCAGGTACCACGAGCcctaattttcctttttcttcttctttttctttttagatctGTAAATAATACACATCAGATGGATGCAGGAATTGAATGTTTATTGTAGTTGGTTATCAATTGTCAATTATGTTAATGAATGGAATCTTCatctctataattttatttagacAGAATAGTAACCTCTAATTCTTCAAACCCATTATAGGGTTATAGAAACAAGGAGTTGTTAAAGGAATTCTGCTTACAAACCCTAC
The nucleotide sequence above comes from Benincasa hispida cultivar B227 chromosome 3, ASM972705v1, whole genome shotgun sequence. Encoded proteins:
- the LOC120073001 gene encoding ubiquitin domain-containing protein 7SL RNA1-like, with translation MDVIFVPEQGETFGIEVGFFDTVLEIKEKIEKYHGIPIPKQSLIFNGRILQDHRDVEFCEILQHSRIQLVVANSELSAQSEIGRLIMKQNNILPDPPPPHQPPQPQKEITSSKNNNNNNSSSINNNNYNKLKVMVKPKSGNSKIAMEVNPTDNVGELKKELEKLQQRMQFHLPPEGFFFIYDRDVMDEDRSFRWHGVAHGDTIEIFNGTVTGGS